Proteins encoded within one genomic window of Panicum virgatum strain AP13 chromosome 1N, P.virgatum_v5, whole genome shotgun sequence:
- the LOC120653947 gene encoding uncharacterized protein LOC120653947, which produces MRPSCGEVIPAQQQQQLPRNRPWRLPRPPRPWGAGGGGRQLGLSAAGLLVIMLFLTVNAGGAIYLSLGDTGAVVSAAVAYASLIALVACVAMYARAPADPHYSPWRSRLRAFVWLLTMSLTFHYVYEATAAATTTKPTLNRAMMLWAMPAATGVAVFYVFFQVDRYPAPREEEIDFP; this is translated from the exons ATGAGGCCGTCCTGTGGAGAGGTGATCCcggctcagcagcagcagcagctgccccGCAACCGCCCGTGGCGTCTTCCTCGTCCTCCGCGCCCAtggggtgccggcggcgggggacggCAACTGGGCCTCTCGGCGGCCGGGCTTCTCGTCATCATGCTCTTCCTCACCGTCAACGCCGGCGGGGCGATCTACCTATCGCTGGGCGACACCGGCGCCGTCGTCTCGGCCGCCGTCGCCTACGCCAGCCTAATCGCCCTCGTCGCCTGCGTCGCCATGTACGCGCGAGCGCCGGCCGACCCCCACTACTCGCCGTGGAGGAGCAGGCTCAGGGCGTTCGTGTGGCTGCTCACCATGTCGCTCACCTTCCACTACGTCTacgaggccacggcggcggcgacgacgaccaaGCCGACGCTCAACAGGGCGATGATGCTGTGGGCGATGCCCGCGGCCACCGGGGTCGCCGTGTTCTACGTCTTCTTCCAGGTGGACAG GTACCCCGCACCGCGGGAGGAAGAAATAGATTTTCCATGA